The following coding sequences lie in one Cucurbita pepo subsp. pepo cultivar mu-cu-16 chromosome LG13, ASM280686v2, whole genome shotgun sequence genomic window:
- the LOC111808846 gene encoding uncharacterized protein LOC111808846 — protein MPATDYQGSSAACTNIGRPVQSIRRDQLYAMDGSPTSQEQDLDSFQRQVAERFMDLASVGPDELLSLSWVQKLLDSFLCCQEEFKFVLINHKSQISKPPLDRLVADYSERTVKALDVCNAIRDGIEQLRQWQKLLGIVLSALDNCNHQKTLGEGQFRRAKKALIDLAICMLDEKDSHASAIAHRNRSFGRNNASKDPRSLGHFRSLSWSVSRSWSAARQLQSIGNNLAAPKATELLATNGLAVPIFTMNMVLLFVMWALVAAIPCQDRGLQVHFSLSRNSPWAVPILQLHDRIVEESKKRDRRNSCGLLKEIHQIEKCTRLMNDLADTAQFPLAEEKEAELRERVQELTTVCNTLRTGLDSLERQVREVFHRVVRSRTEGLDSLGRANHSE, from the coding sequence ATGCCAGCTACAGATTATCAGGGTTCGTCGGCTGCTTGTACCAACATTGGACGTCCGGTTCAGAGTATTCGGCGAGATCAGCTTTACGCAATGGATGGTTCTCCGACGTCTCAGGAGCAGGATCTTGACTCCTTTCAGAGGCAAGTTGCTGAACGGTTCATGGACCTTGCCTCGGTTGGTCCTGATGAGTTGCTTTCCTTATCATGGGTTCAGAAGCTTCTGGATTCCTTCTTGTGCTGCCAGGAGGAGTTTAAATTCGTTCTCATCAACCacaaatctcaaatctctaaACCCCCTTTGGACCGTTTGGTTGCTGATTACTCGGAGAGAACCGTCAAGGCGCTTGATGTGTGTAATGCGATTCGTGATGGGATTGAGCAGCTCCGGCAATGGCAGAAGCTTTTGGGGATTGTTCTAAGTGCGTTGGACAATTGTAATCACCAGAAGACTCTTGGCGAGGGTCAATTTCGTCGCGCCAAGAAGGCCCTCATCGATTTGGCTATTTGTATGCTTGATGAGAAAGATTCGCATGCCTCTGCTATAGCCCACCGCAACCGTTCTTTCGGACGGAACAATGCCTCGAAGGATCCACGGTCATTGGGCCACTTCCGATCGCTCTCGTGGAGCGTTTCACGATCGTGGTCGGCTGCCAGGCAGCTGCAATCCATTGGTAACAATTTGGCGGCCCCTAAAGCGACTGAGCTTTTGGCTACAAATGGGCTTGCAGTTCCTATCTTTACCATGAACATGGTGTTATTGTTTGTAATGTGGGCGTTGGTGGCGGCTATTCCTTGCCAGGATCGGGGTTTACAGGTTCATTTCTCTTTGTCCCGAAACTCCCCATGGGCGGTTCCAATCCTTCAACTGCATGATCGAATTGTGGAGGAGTCCAAGAAGCGAGATCGAAGGAACTCATGTGGGCTGTTGAAGGAGATTCACCAGATTGAAAAGTGCACGCGTCTCATGAATGATTTGGCCGACACAGCTCAGTTCCCATTGGCCGAGGAGAAAGAAGCAGAGCTGAGAGAGAGAGTGCAAGAGCTAACTACGGTTTGTAATACTCTGAGGACTGGACTTGACTCATTGGAACGGCAGGTGAGGGAAGTTTTTCACAGGGTTGTTCGCAGCAGGACTGAAGGGCTCGACTCGTTGGGACGAGCAAATCATTCTGAATAG